The Paenibacillus sp. MBLB1832 genome has a window encoding:
- the thiI gene encoding tRNA uracil 4-sulfurtransferase ThiI, translating into MKPDCLILRFGEMMLKGKNRKKFEHSVMIQIRMVFSSFPDVRYIPEFGRVYVVLGDTDYVLAAKALERVFGLASWSPAYHADMELAAIQRAALGIMEALPKRPATFKVTARRVNKQFPHDSQEINHLVGGYVLQAMPGLQVDVRSPEVELRVEIREDRVLLYCDVIEGIGGFPSGTSGKALLMLSGGIDSPVAGWMAMRKGLTLEAIHFHSYPYTSERAKEKVISLAHQLAGYTDVLKLHLVSFTDVQTSIHQAYKDDLLVTLIRRAMYRIAERIAEREGLGALVTGESLGQVASQTLPSLHAIGQVVSLPLLQPLMMMDKQEIIGVAEKIGTFPISILPYEDCCSLFLPPSPSTNPNLRLVEKLEESMEFLQALIDKAVLETETIEIVHGQLKQESIAHLF; encoded by the coding sequence ATGAAACCGGATTGTTTGATTTTGCGATTTGGCGAGATGATGTTGAAGGGGAAAAATCGTAAAAAATTTGAACATAGTGTGATGATTCAAATCCGCATGGTTTTCAGTTCTTTTCCAGACGTCAGGTATATTCCTGAGTTTGGCCGCGTATATGTGGTGCTAGGGGATACCGATTATGTGTTGGCGGCGAAGGCGCTTGAGCGAGTTTTTGGACTTGCCTCCTGGAGTCCAGCTTATCATGCAGACATGGAACTGGCCGCTATTCAGCGTGCAGCGCTGGGGATCATGGAGGCATTGCCAAAACGGCCAGCGACTTTCAAAGTGACGGCACGGAGGGTCAATAAACAATTTCCGCATGACTCGCAAGAAATAAATCATCTCGTTGGCGGCTATGTGCTGCAAGCGATGCCAGGCTTACAAGTAGATGTGCGTAGTCCTGAGGTAGAGCTTCGTGTAGAGATTCGCGAGGATCGAGTTCTGCTCTATTGCGATGTGATTGAGGGGATTGGCGGCTTCCCATCAGGGACGAGCGGCAAAGCCTTGCTTATGCTGTCTGGCGGTATTGATAGTCCCGTAGCGGGTTGGATGGCGATGCGCAAAGGCTTGACACTGGAGGCGATTCATTTCCATAGTTATCCCTATACCAGCGAGCGTGCGAAGGAGAAAGTGATTTCGCTTGCGCATCAATTAGCAGGTTACACGGATGTCTTGAAGCTGCACCTGGTGTCTTTCACAGATGTTCAAACGTCGATCCATCAAGCGTATAAGGACGATTTGCTTGTGACATTAATACGAAGAGCGATGTATCGAATTGCAGAGCGAATTGCGGAGCGAGAAGGGTTAGGGGCACTAGTTACCGGAGAGAGTTTAGGTCAAGTGGCCAGTCAAACCTTACCGAGCTTACATGCCATTGGGCAAGTCGTATCACTTCCGCTGCTCCAGCCGTTGATGATGATGGACAAGCAAGAAATTATCGGTGTGGCCGAGAAGATCGGCACGTTCCCGATCTCGATTTTACCCTATGAAGACTGCTGCTCCTTATTTCTACCCCCGTCACCAAGTACAAATCCGAATCTGCGACTTGTGGAGAAATTGGAAGAGAGCATGGAATTCTTGCAAGCTCTGATTGACAAAGCTGTCCTAGAAACAGAAACGATTGAGATTGTGCATGGGCAATTGAAACAGGAATCTATCGCTCACTTATTCTAG
- a CDS encoding TerC family protein, which yields MIEALFLFLQIMLINIVLSGDNAVVIALASKNLPIEQRKLAIWWGAFGAIALRLILTLVAVSLLDIPFIQAGGSVLLLWIAIKLLTEEEGHSHVKEAATLGKAIWTIIVADFVMSLDNVLAIAAKGNGNNTVIILGIGLSIPIIIWGSTMVMSLLQKFPILVYLGAGILGYTAGEMFVKDDKMIDWLLHDYEYLHVWIPIMATLIVLATGVITKWVRLFALKTRNQ from the coding sequence ATGATTGAAGCGCTCTTTTTGTTCCTGCAAATTATGTTAATTAACATCGTGCTTAGCGGAGATAATGCGGTCGTCATTGCCTTGGCGAGCAAAAACTTACCTATTGAGCAGCGAAAGCTTGCGATCTGGTGGGGGGCATTTGGGGCCATTGCGCTGCGGTTGATCTTGACGCTTGTGGCTGTCAGTTTGCTTGATATTCCTTTTATACAAGCTGGAGGATCGGTCTTGCTGCTGTGGATCGCGATTAAGCTGTTAACGGAAGAAGAGGGGCATTCTCATGTCAAAGAAGCAGCCACACTAGGCAAAGCGATCTGGACAATAATCGTTGCTGATTTCGTGATGAGTTTGGATAATGTTCTCGCCATTGCGGCTAAGGGAAATGGGAATAATACCGTCATTATTTTAGGGATAGGGCTTAGTATCCCGATCATCATTTGGGGGAGTACGATGGTCATGAGCTTGTTGCAGAAGTTCCCGATCTTGGTCTATTTAGGCGCTGGAATTCTGGGTTATACGGCAGGCGAAATGTTCGTTAAGGATGATAAAATGATTGACTGGCTGCTCCACGATTATGAGTATTTGCATGTGTGGATTCCGATCATGGCAACCTTGATCGTCTTAGCAACAGGCGTCATTACGAAGTGGGTTCGATTGTTCGCGCTAAAAACGCGTAATCAATAA
- a CDS encoding MFS transporter, producing the protein MDQTTTARAKGSRKPLWTKDFLITALANLLLFFSFQMLIPTIPIHLSQLGGNNVQVGLVIGIFTISSLLTRPFAGRALDILGRKHVLLVGLTICALTIAGYTYIAAVTLILAARFVHGIGWGLSTTSLGTVIADIIPPERRGEGMGYYGLSNTFAMAIGPLTGLWIMQSYGFSYVLLISTILAILSICSSLFIAYPKPIPPTNRAKSQRFTDRLWERSALLPSSLLLCTAICYGGIVTFITLFGHEAGIPNVGFFFFCNASMVLLVRPITGVLFDRKGPEWVLLPGAAFTITGLLLLSYANSNLSLAIAALCYGVGFGSIQPALQAWTISRAAPDRRGAANGTFFSANDLGIGLGAMVLGAIANWSGSYALMYRFSSTLIIVFLLIYGWSIWSYSLHKKAAH; encoded by the coding sequence ATGGACCAGACGACTACCGCAAGAGCAAAAGGGTCGCGAAAACCCCTTTGGACCAAGGACTTTCTAATTACCGCGTTAGCGAATTTGCTGCTGTTTTTTAGCTTTCAAATGCTTATTCCAACGATCCCAATACATCTCTCACAATTGGGAGGAAATAATGTTCAGGTCGGTTTAGTGATCGGCATTTTTACGATTTCATCGTTGCTTACACGCCCCTTCGCCGGACGCGCACTGGATATACTCGGGCGAAAGCACGTTCTGCTTGTTGGATTAACGATCTGTGCACTCACTATCGCTGGCTATACGTATATCGCGGCCGTGACCCTCATCTTAGCTGCGCGATTCGTTCACGGGATCGGTTGGGGCTTGTCGACGACGTCCTTAGGGACCGTCATTGCCGATATTATCCCTCCCGAACGCCGCGGGGAAGGGATGGGGTATTACGGCTTATCGAACACATTTGCTATGGCAATTGGACCGCTTACAGGACTATGGATTATGCAATCCTACGGATTCTCCTATGTGCTGCTCATTTCCACGATCCTTGCCATTCTCTCCATCTGCAGCTCGTTGTTTATCGCCTACCCTAAGCCAATTCCGCCAACGAACCGAGCCAAATCTCAACGATTCACAGATCGATTATGGGAACGATCTGCCTTACTACCCTCCTCTTTACTGCTATGTACAGCAATTTGTTATGGAGGCATCGTAACCTTCATTACCTTATTTGGCCATGAGGCGGGAATTCCGAATGTTGGCTTTTTCTTTTTCTGCAATGCAAGCATGGTACTCCTTGTCAGACCGATAACAGGCGTTCTCTTTGACCGCAAAGGCCCCGAATGGGTACTACTACCAGGTGCCGCGTTTACCATAACAGGACTTCTGTTACTGTCTTATGCGAACTCCAATCTTAGTCTCGCAATAGCTGCGTTGTGCTACGGCGTTGGTTTCGGCTCCATCCAACCTGCCCTGCAGGCATGGACCATCTCGCGAGCCGCGCCAGATCGTCGCGGAGCAGCCAACGGAACTTTTTTCTCCGCCAACGACCTCGGCATTGGACTAGGTGCCATGGTGCTCGGAGCAATTGCGAATTGGAGCGGCAGCTATGCGCTCATGTATCGCTTCTCTTCGACCCTCATCATTGTTTTCCTGCTGATCTATGGCTGGTCAATTTGGTCCTACTCTCTACACAAAAAAGCAGCACACTGA
- the typA gene encoding translational GTPase TypA yields MHARDKIRNIAIIAHVDHGKTTLVDKLLQQSGTFRENEAIQERAMDSNDLERERGITILAKNTAINYKDYLINIVDTPGHADFGGEVERIMKMVDGVLLVVDAFEGTMPQTKFVLRKALESNLSPVVVVNKIDRPNARPQEVVDEVLDLFIELGATDEQLDFHVVYASALQGTSSLDPEKQDANMEAIYETIVSHIPHPTEDVDQPLQFLVTLMDYNEYLGRIGVGRVNRGKIRAGQSVAVMTREGGQKQARIEKLFGFNGLKRIEIEEAGAGDIIAIAGIKEINIGETVADPANPEALPVLKIDEPTLQMTFIVNNSPFAGREGKWVTSRKIRERLYKELETDVSLRVEDTDSPDAFVVSGRGELHLGILIENMRREGYELQVSKPEVIIRQIDGQRMEPIERLIIDVPEDSMGSVMESLGSRKAEMVNMINNGSGNVRLEFLIPARGLIGYRTNFLTLTRGYGIMNHAFDSYGPYQGAGVGGRHEGVLVSSESGVSTLYGILSVEDRGILFVHPQTEVYEGMVVGEHTRDNDIIVNICKEKAVNNIRSANKEETVKMKTPRLFSLEQALEYLNDDEYCEITPKSVRIRKKILNKSERERAEKHRKMAETNA; encoded by the coding sequence ATGCATGCAAGAGACAAGATTCGCAATATTGCCATCATCGCACACGTTGACCACGGCAAAACAACACTCGTAGATAAATTGCTTCAACAATCTGGTACATTCCGTGAGAATGAAGCTATTCAAGAGAGAGCGATGGACTCAAACGATCTTGAGAGAGAACGCGGTATTACCATCCTTGCTAAGAATACAGCCATTAATTATAAAGATTATTTGATTAATATCGTAGATACACCTGGACATGCTGACTTCGGTGGAGAAGTTGAGCGTATCATGAAAATGGTTGACGGCGTTTTGCTTGTTGTCGATGCGTTTGAAGGTACGATGCCACAAACAAAATTCGTTTTACGTAAAGCTTTAGAGAGCAACCTTTCACCAGTTGTTGTGGTGAACAAAATTGACCGTCCGAATGCACGTCCGCAAGAAGTTGTTGACGAAGTGCTTGACTTGTTTATTGAACTTGGCGCAACTGACGAGCAGCTTGATTTCCACGTTGTATACGCGTCTGCGTTGCAAGGTACTTCCAGTCTTGACCCTGAGAAGCAAGATGCGAACATGGAAGCGATCTACGAAACGATCGTTAGCCACATTCCGCACCCGACAGAAGATGTGGATCAACCACTTCAGTTCCTAGTTACATTGATGGATTATAATGAGTACTTGGGTCGTATCGGTGTAGGCCGTGTGAACCGCGGTAAAATTCGCGCAGGGCAATCCGTTGCTGTTATGACACGTGAAGGCGGACAAAAGCAAGCAAGAATCGAGAAGTTGTTCGGATTCAACGGTTTGAAACGGATTGAGATCGAAGAAGCAGGAGCAGGGGATATCATTGCGATTGCTGGGATCAAAGAAATCAACATCGGTGAAACTGTTGCAGATCCAGCTAACCCAGAGGCACTGCCTGTATTGAAAATTGATGAGCCTACGCTTCAAATGACGTTCATCGTCAACAATTCGCCATTTGCTGGTCGTGAAGGGAAATGGGTTACTTCCCGTAAGATTCGTGAACGTCTATACAAAGAGCTTGAAACCGATGTAAGCTTACGCGTTGAAGACACAGACAGCCCAGATGCATTCGTCGTTTCTGGCCGCGGTGAGCTTCACTTAGGTATCTTGATCGAGAACATGCGTCGTGAAGGATATGAGCTTCAAGTGTCCAAACCAGAAGTTATCATTCGTCAAATTGACGGACAACGTATGGAGCCGATTGAGCGCTTGATCATCGACGTTCCAGAAGATAGCATGGGTTCAGTTATGGAGAGCCTTGGTTCACGTAAAGCCGAAATGGTGAACATGATCAACAACGGCAGCGGAAACGTTCGTCTTGAGTTCTTAATTCCTGCTCGTGGTTTGATCGGATACAGAACAAACTTCTTGACACTGACTCGCGGTTACGGAATCATGAACCATGCTTTCGATAGCTATGGTCCTTACCAAGGCGCAGGCGTTGGTGGTCGTCACGAAGGCGTACTAGTTTCCAGCGAATCCGGTGTTTCCACACTTTACGGAATCCTTTCTGTTGAGGATCGCGGTATTCTGTTCGTACATCCGCAAACAGAAGTTTACGAAGGTATGGTTGTTGGTGAGCATACACGTGACAACGATATTATCGTAAATATTTGTAAAGAAAAAGCAGTAAACAACATCCGTTCTGCGAACAAAGAAGAAACGGTTAAAATGAAAACTCCTCGTCTATTCTCCTTGGAGCAGGCGCTTGAGTATTTGAACGATGATGAATATTGTGAAATCACGCCGAAGTCTGTTCGTATCCGTAAAAAGATCTTGAACAAGAGCGAGCGCGAGCGTGCGGAGAAACACCGCAAAATGGCGGAAACAAACGCCTAA
- a CDS encoding YlaH-like family protein — protein MNEWFADHLLITYLLIFIFMSYVYNKVFRTRKLPVLKAALIYVLLAIGSVMLLVFQIVGLPIVLCLAVAISLMFMVRIRYFIEKRTGKRPL, from the coding sequence CTGAATGAATGGTTTGCCGATCACTTGCTGATCACATATTTATTAATTTTTATTTTCATGTCGTATGTGTATAATAAAGTGTTTCGCACACGCAAATTGCCTGTTCTCAAGGCGGCGCTGATCTATGTGCTGTTGGCGATAGGCTCCGTCATGCTGCTTGTTTTTCAAATTGTAGGCTTGCCGATCGTGCTCTGCTTGGCTGTTGCTATTTCTTTGATGTTTATGGTCAGAATCCGTTATTTTATCGAGAAACGCACGGGTAAAAGGCCGCTATGA
- a CDS encoding YhcN/YlaJ family sporulation lipoprotein has translation MRLICVCVLLLTLAAGCSQAPKSGAPSQNPNQKQVKVQQIAPQKLEIKDSKAVADHLENLALGIPQVESAHCVVFGNTAVVGINIKKDLDRSKIGTIKYSVAEALKKDPYGVNAIVTADMDLDQRLRNIRDNIRAGRPITGFAEQMADIVGRVMPQLPRDIRNEPNIDRAGPESNNPAPGGRAQ, from the coding sequence GTGAGACTAATATGCGTATGTGTACTACTACTGACCCTCGCGGCAGGCTGCAGTCAAGCGCCGAAAAGTGGTGCCCCCTCTCAAAATCCGAATCAAAAACAAGTAAAAGTTCAACAAATTGCTCCGCAAAAGCTTGAGATTAAAGATTCGAAAGCCGTTGCAGACCATTTGGAAAACCTAGCCTTGGGTATCCCGCAGGTGGAAAGCGCACATTGCGTCGTCTTCGGCAACACAGCTGTCGTCGGTATTAACATTAAGAAGGATTTGGATCGTTCCAAGATTGGCACCATTAAGTACTCTGTCGCTGAAGCGCTCAAGAAGGATCCTTATGGTGTGAATGCTATTGTGACGGCCGATATGGACTTAGATCAACGCCTGCGCAACATTCGGGATAACATAAGAGCTGGAAGACCGATAACAGGCTTCGCCGAGCAAATGGCCGATATTGTTGGCCGAGTCATGCCTCAGTTGCCGCGCGATATCCGCAATGAACCAAATATTGATCGTGCAGGCCCTGAAAGCAACAACCCCGCTCCTGGAGGTCGGGCCCAATAA
- a CDS encoding PhoH family protein — translation MKKIYVLDTNVLLQDPNALFAFEDNEVVIPAVVLEEIDSKKRNADEIGRNARHVSRLLDGLRAKGNLSDGITLEHGGSIKVELNHRSFAKLQDTFAELTNDNRILAVALNYHLEEQENEVARPVVIVSKDTLVRIKADVLGIPAQDYLTDRIVAQTDMYTGYITLFVHPSIIDEFYSYRFLTVTSLNLSYMLHPHEFVILRDELGSSKSALLKVTPDAKKLEPLYMSNDPIWGIAARNAQQRMALELLLNDDIPLVTLTGKAGTGKTLLTLAAGLMKIEDDRKYKKLLIARPVVPMGKDIGYLPGEKDEKLRPWMQPIYDNLEYLFDTKKPGDIEKILAGLGSIQVEALTYIRGRSIPGQFIIIDEAQNLSKHEVKTIVSRVGEGSKIVLLGDPDQIDHPYLDASSNGLTYVVERFKQEGISGHITLERGERSHLAQLAADLL, via the coding sequence ATGAAAAAAATTTACGTGTTGGATACCAATGTTCTGCTTCAGGACCCTAATGCTTTATTCGCATTTGAAGATAATGAAGTAGTCATACCCGCCGTGGTGTTGGAGGAAATCGATTCGAAGAAACGAAATGCGGATGAAATAGGTCGCAACGCGAGGCATGTCTCCAGGTTACTGGATGGGTTAAGAGCGAAAGGAAACTTGTCCGATGGCATCACATTGGAACATGGTGGAAGCATTAAAGTCGAGCTTAACCACAGAAGTTTTGCGAAGCTGCAAGATACGTTTGCTGAGTTAACGAATGATAACCGCATTCTAGCGGTTGCCCTCAACTACCATTTGGAAGAGCAAGAAAATGAGGTTGCTAGACCTGTTGTCATCGTCAGTAAAGACACGTTAGTTCGTATTAAAGCAGATGTCCTTGGGATTCCTGCACAGGATTATTTGACAGACCGCATCGTAGCTCAAACCGACATGTACACAGGGTATATTACACTGTTCGTCCATCCATCCATTATTGATGAATTCTACTCGTACCGATTCTTAACAGTGACCTCCTTAAATTTGAGCTATATGCTCCATCCGCATGAGTTCGTCATCCTGCGCGATGAGTTAGGTTCATCCAAATCGGCGCTGCTGAAAGTAACGCCTGATGCCAAAAAGCTTGAGCCGCTTTATATGAGCAATGATCCCATATGGGGAATTGCCGCGCGCAATGCGCAGCAGCGAATGGCACTTGAGCTTCTGCTCAACGACGATATCCCGCTCGTCACCCTGACTGGGAAAGCGGGTACTGGTAAGACGCTGCTCACATTAGCTGCTGGGCTCATGAAGATCGAGGATGATCGGAAATACAAGAAACTGTTAATTGCTCGTCCTGTTGTTCCGATGGGCAAGGATATTGGTTACCTGCCAGGTGAAAAAGATGAAAAGCTGCGCCCATGGATGCAGCCGATCTACGATAATTTAGAGTATTTATTCGACACGAAGAAACCGGGAGACATTGAAAAAATACTTGCCGGATTAGGCAGTATTCAAGTTGAAGCGCTAACGTATATTCGCGGACGCTCCATTCCAGGACAATTCATCATCATCGATGAGGCGCAGAACTTATCGAAGCATGAAGTGAAAACCATCGTTTCGCGTGTCGGAGAAGGCAGTAAAATTGTTCTTCTAGGGGATCCAGATCAAATCGACCATCCTTACCTTGATGCCTCCAGTAACGGTTTAACGTACGTTGTGGAGCGTTTTAAGCAAGAGGGGATCAGCGGTCACATCACGCTGGAGCGTGGAGAGCGTTCGCATCTCGCGCAATTGGCGGCGGATCTGCTGTAG
- a CDS encoding coiled-coil domain-containing protein, with amino-acid sequence MKANKLTALLLTIVLLTLFTLPSASVTAEETKSPQDEAKELLQKGLTIFEIDKEVARLNEQDAKIVEQIKQNEQDIAKQNNNVESTRKHAGKVLRAYYTGDRDSIWMLLFSASSFTDALKMLEYLQMIVTNDHRALTTFTDSVQKLNKLQGVLADSRTELQKTKDKFLQQRERLVTLQEELDKQLAASTQAAAITAQIKSLNDQWKEEGLPLARDYLDNLSTAFRELPQYLIGNSSKFLNTSTKPPTITLTDTDFNTYLHSKSELLQSLNFEFRDGSMLATGKKDSLQIVIQGNFVLLKNAGLNEVKFVVDNLEFNGFKLPDTTIEDFTKEFQLGFTPKKVVSYLDVLGVETKKGVAVVKIEISF; translated from the coding sequence ATGAAAGCTAATAAACTCACAGCACTGCTGTTAACTATTGTTTTACTTACACTATTCACCTTGCCATCTGCCTCAGTGACGGCGGAGGAAACCAAATCCCCGCAGGATGAAGCCAAAGAGCTCCTCCAAAAAGGATTGACGATTTTCGAAATCGATAAAGAGGTCGCGCGTTTAAACGAGCAAGACGCCAAGATCGTCGAGCAAATCAAGCAAAACGAACAAGACATCGCAAAACAAAACAATAACGTTGAATCGACGCGCAAACACGCGGGTAAAGTGCTAAGAGCCTATTACACTGGTGACCGCGATTCGATCTGGATGCTGCTCTTCTCAGCCAGTTCCTTCACCGATGCACTCAAGATGCTCGAATACTTGCAAATGATTGTTACAAATGACCATCGAGCGCTTACAACCTTCACCGATTCTGTTCAAAAGCTGAATAAACTGCAAGGCGTACTAGCAGATTCGCGCACCGAGTTGCAGAAAACGAAAGATAAATTCCTACAACAACGTGAACGACTTGTTACGCTGCAGGAGGAACTGGACAAACAGCTGGCCGCTAGCACGCAAGCCGCAGCCATCACAGCCCAAATCAAGAGCTTAAATGATCAATGGAAAGAGGAAGGTCTTCCGCTCGCTCGTGATTATTTGGACAATTTGTCCACTGCATTTCGCGAACTGCCGCAATATTTGATAGGTAATTCGTCGAAGTTTCTGAACACTTCTACGAAGCCGCCTACCATAACCCTGACAGACACAGACTTCAATACATACCTCCATTCTAAGAGCGAGCTGCTTCAATCGCTTAACTTCGAATTCCGAGATGGGTCCATGTTGGCCACAGGGAAAAAAGATTCGCTGCAGATCGTCATTCAAGGCAATTTCGTTTTGTTGAAGAACGCAGGCTTGAACGAAGTGAAATTTGTCGTGGATAACCTAGAATTCAACGGATTTAAGCTGCCCGATACGACAATTGAAGATTTTACCAAAGAGTTTCAGTTAGGCTTTACGCCTAAAAAGGTCGTAAGTTATCTCGATGTGCTTGGCGTGGAAACTAAAAAAGGCGTCGCAGTTGTAAAAATTGAAATTTCTTTTTAA
- a CDS encoding class I SAM-dependent methyltransferase, translated as MTYQLGHSGVVAALQDAIQSTRDQRISFRDYMDICLYQEPHGYYRNQQIKIGKQGDFYTSSSIGTVMGEMIAAFVHKQLQSLPEWQKDLQVVEWGGGNGRMAKQMLDELRRIEPAIYGRTTYTLIESSPYHRQLQAESLSEHIKQIRFIDGAVWLQEEPEDHVYVLANELVDAFPVHRIRFWGGEFQESFVSWHPEEPCFREDWFPLEHPRIVDYLESLKVQWSEGQIAEINLAGSDWIRQISARIRSGSVIMIDYGDVADEIFGAHRHQGTLMCYRKHEAHDNPFIYQGEQDITAHVDFSSYMKAAAACGFEVSPLQTQRQFLVEQGILEKLQNHFDPNPFSEVSKRNRTIRQLLLSDGMSELFKVCIVTKKGGSAK; from the coding sequence TTGACGTATCAACTAGGTCATTCAGGGGTTGTTGCAGCCTTGCAGGACGCGATTCAGTCCACGAGGGATCAACGCATTTCTTTTCGCGATTACATGGATATTTGTCTCTACCAGGAACCTCATGGCTATTATCGGAACCAGCAGATCAAAATTGGCAAACAAGGCGATTTCTATACGAGTTCCTCCATCGGCACGGTGATGGGTGAAATGATTGCAGCTTTCGTACATAAACAACTTCAAAGCCTCCCAGAGTGGCAAAAGGATCTCCAAGTCGTGGAATGGGGAGGGGGCAATGGGCGCATGGCCAAGCAGATGCTGGATGAGCTGCGTCGAATTGAACCAGCTATTTATGGGCGAACGACGTATACCCTCATTGAATCAAGTCCCTATCATCGTCAGCTGCAGGCGGAGAGTCTATCTGAGCATATTAAGCAGATTCGCTTTATCGATGGAGCAGTGTGGCTGCAAGAGGAGCCGGAAGATCATGTCTACGTGTTGGCAAATGAGTTAGTGGATGCTTTCCCTGTACATCGAATCCGCTTTTGGGGGGGAGAATTCCAAGAATCATTCGTGAGTTGGCATCCCGAGGAACCCTGCTTTCGAGAGGATTGGTTCCCGCTTGAACATCCACGAATAGTAGACTACCTGGAATCGCTTAAGGTTCAATGGTCGGAGGGTCAAATTGCTGAGATCAATCTCGCGGGCAGCGATTGGATCCGTCAGATCTCCGCTCGCATTCGCAGCGGCAGTGTCATTATGATTGATTATGGCGATGTGGCAGACGAAATATTCGGGGCTCACCGTCATCAAGGGACGCTGATGTGTTATCGCAAGCATGAGGCGCACGATAATCCTTTCATCTATCAAGGTGAGCAGGACATTACCGCACACGTGGATTTCAGCTCCTATATGAAAGCCGCGGCGGCATGTGGATTTGAAGTTTCGCCCTTGCAGACTCAACGTCAATTCCTAGTGGAACAGGGGATATTAGAGAAGTTGCAAAACCACTTTGATCCGAATCCTTTCAGTGAGGTATCTAAACGTAACCGAACGATTCGTCAATTGCTTTTGAGCGATGGCATGAGTGAGTTGTTTAAAGTGTGTATTGTAACGAAAAAAGGTGGGTCGGCTAAATAG
- a CDS encoding DUF2626 domain-containing protein, with product MDRMFRVLGFWTLVIALMSLAGDMIPMSLIFFFQTAVFVILGYMRLSERTYILLFWGYMILSFSGFTYWSFFKMSI from the coding sequence ATGGATCGCATGTTTCGGGTTCTAGGTTTTTGGACACTTGTTATCGCACTAATGAGCTTAGCTGGCGATATGATACCTATGTCTCTGATTTTCTTTTTTCAAACAGCCGTATTCGTCATTCTAGGCTATATGCGCTTGTCTGAACGTACTTACATATTGTTGTTCTGGGGATACATGATTCTCTCCTTCAGCGGATTTACGTACTGGTCATTTTTCAAAATGTCCATTTAA
- a CDS encoding RsfA family transcriptional regulator — protein sequence MSAIRQDAWSDEDDLILAELTLRHIREGSTQLSAFEEVGERIGRTAAACGFRWNSFVRKKYEAAIQIAKAQRQKRTQLKKHAPVSISGSNSIGLLESTEAALGKNESFTEETLSIDAVIRFLRQWRSTYQDMNRHIKSLEKELQDKEDELDRLGRENNKLNKQVNEVETDYRVVNDDYKALIQIMDRARKMAFLVEEEEEEKPRFKMDANGNLERVE from the coding sequence ATGTCGGCAATTAGACAAGATGCATGGAGCGATGAAGACGACCTAATTTTAGCGGAGTTGACATTACGTCATATCCGTGAAGGCAGTACACAATTATCTGCTTTTGAGGAAGTTGGAGAGCGCATTGGACGAACAGCAGCCGCTTGCGGATTTCGTTGGAACAGTTTTGTTAGAAAGAAGTATGAAGCGGCTATTCAGATTGCCAAAGCTCAGCGTCAGAAACGAACACAATTGAAGAAGCATGCTCCTGTTTCTATTTCAGGTTCCAATTCTATTGGACTTCTGGAAAGTACGGAAGCAGCTCTTGGGAAAAATGAATCATTTACCGAAGAAACGCTTTCGATCGATGCGGTTATTCGCTTCTTGCGTCAATGGCGCAGTACGTATCAGGATATGAATCGTCATATTAAATCGTTAGAAAAAGAATTGCAGGACAAAGAGGACGAACTCGATAGACTTGGCCGAGAAAATAACAAGCTGAATAAGCAAGTGAATGAAGTGGAAACGGATTATCGCGTTGTGAATGATGATTATAAAGCGCTTATTCAAATTATGGACCGGGCTAGGAAAATGGCATTCCTTGTGGAAGAAGAGGAAGAAGAGAAGCCGCGCTTCAAGATGGATGCGAACGGGAATTTAGAAAGAGTAGAATAG